DNA sequence from the Streptomyces sp. NBC_01497 genome:
CGGTGCCGTCGGTGTAGTCAGCATCGGACTCGACGGCGAGGCCGCGTGTGTCGTACTTCGTCTCGGTGATGACGCGACCACCGCCCGGTGCCGGCGTCTGGCTCTGGCGAGGACGCAGGAGGGCGTCGTAGATGGCGTACGTGTTGTCGTACGAGGAACCGTCGTTGCGCAGCTTGCCAGTACGGACGTACGAGGCTGCCGAGTTGGACAACTCGTAGTCGTAGACGAGGCTCGCTGTCTGATTGGCGGCTTTGGAACGGTTGGGCAGCCAGATGCTGGTGAGTCTGCCTAGCGCGTCGTAACCGTAGTCCGTCCGCTTGCTGTTCGGGTCCACGACCGAGGTGGCCAGGCCCCGTGAGGGGTCGTAGACGGTGGTGGTTTTGTAGTTCTTGGCGTCGTAGCTGTCAGTACTGGTCAACGGCCCGCCGGTGGCGGGCGTGTAGGTCGTCTTCGTGGTGTGGCCCGCGGCGTCCGTGACGGTGGTGACACGGCCTTGGCTGTCGTACGCAGAGGTGGAGACAGTCTGGTAGACGGGTGCGTCATCCTGGTAGGACGTCAGCCTCTGAGTCGACGTCTCGTCGCCGACGGAGGGGGCTGTCCCGAAGGCCTTGCCGTCGTAGAGAGTGCGGTTGTCAGAGATGACGTCATCGGGCCGCTTGGGGGTCGCGTCACAGCCGACGTCGACGATCTCGACCCGAGTGGGGACAGCACGCAACCAGGCCGTGTTGTTGTTCGCGAGCGTGGTGCGCGTGCACTGTTCGTCACCCGAGACGTTCGTGTCACCGTCGTCGTCCACCTGTATCGGGGCACCCGTGTCGGGATCGTAGGTGGTGTGGACGGCCATGTCCCGGGTGCCGCCGGCGGAGAGATCCGTGCGCGTGTAGACCGCTGCGGGGTCGGTGTAGTCGGACTCGCGTGTCCCGTCGGTTCCTGTCTGGTGGATCCACTCGTCAGTGACCGTGCCGGAGACTTCGTGCGATCCGTCGTAAGTGATCTCCTCACGAACCGATCCGGCAAGCGGTTCGGCGTCGGTGACCGCGGTGCCCTGCGAGTCGGTGATCTTGACGCTGCGCTTGCTGCCGTCTGCCTGCTTGTCGCCGTCCATGCCGCGGAAGTAGCTGTCCACGGTCTTGGTCCTGGTGGACTGTGCGTCACCTGAGGTCGTTGTCACACTCCCGTAGCCGCGCCACTGCGACCAGGTGATCCGCTTGGCTGGAGAGGTGACGTCGTCGGTGTCGTAGTGCCAAGCGGGGGAGCCACTGTAGGTGTAGTCCGTCTCCTGCAGGGGTGCCCCGCCCGTGGGATCGGACTGGAGAACCTGCTGGACGACGTACTTGTGGAAGTAGTCGAGCTCGGGGCCATCGGTGAACGGCGGCGTCCAGTAGGTCGGATAGCAGAGTTTGGTATCGGAGTCCGGCGCGCTGGGCATGTTCGAGCCGACGACGCATTGCGGGTCGGAGTAGTTGACGGTCAGGACCGAGCCGGTCTCGGACGTGATGGTCCGGACACGCCATTTGACGAGTGCGGCAATGTCGTCGTGCGTGGTGTCGACCCGGTTGGTCATCTGGACGCCGGCGAACGTGACCGGCTTCATGGCGACGGCCTTGCCGTCCTGGCCGGTCCGCGTGATCGAGTTCAGCCAGAGGCCCGCCGAGGTGCCGTCGCCCGGATCGGGGAACGAATGGTCGAGCTGCCAGGAATCGACGTCCTTGTATGCTGCCGGGCTGACGGATGTGTCCCATACCTTCGTGGTTACCCCGGTGAGCCGCTTGCGCGAAAAGAACGTCGGCGAGGGGTCGTCCTTACAGATCTTGCCCGAGGCACAGATCTGGTCGAAAGGAACGTCGGGCCAATCCTCGGCTGTCGTGGAAGTCAGCGAGTCGCACTTCTCCGTGCTGGTCGGCACGCACCGTTCCGCCGTGGTGAACGCCACCTCGTCCGGTGCTGTTCCAAAGACCGAGGATGCCGTCAGCCCGTAATCGATGCGGGACAGGTAGCCGCCACGGTCGTAAGCGCTACCGTTGGCGGTGGTGGTCCCGTTCTTGGCGTAGTAATTGACCTCCTTCGTGTACCAGTACGACATGGCGTTGCCGTGAGTGTCGACCACATAGTCGAGGTTCCAGCGCCACGCCTGGTCGCAGGAACTGTCGGCAAAGGTCGAGGCATGGCACGGCTCACCCGCGTCGTCGCCGAACACGGGCACGGTCCATGTCGAGTTGGTTTCCGACTTACCGCTACCCCAGCCGGGCAAGCGGTTTTCACCGAAGACGTACTGCATGCCGTCGGCGGTGGTGACGGTCCAGTACTCGCCGTCATTGTCACCGTTGACCGCACCCGTGGAGCGGGTGACCCGCTCTCCGTCATCGTCCTTGGGATGCCATTCGCCGGTCTTGGAGTCCTTGATCAGCGGGGAGGTCTGTCCGTTCAGAACAAGTGTGGCGTTATCGTTCGCCCAGCATTCGTCGTACTTCTTCGACTGCCCGTCGTCGTCGCACGAGTCGTACGCCCGCTCGATGTACGAGGTCGGCAGGTCCCATCCCTCACCCACCCAGGATGGTTGGTTGTTGGTGGACGGCAGACGCCCGTCCACACTCTGTGAGTCATAGCCGATCGCGAGGCTGGGGGCCGGACCGCCCGAAGAAGGCGGCACAGAGAGCGGGTACGACCAGTTGAAGTCGCCACTGGAGCCTCCGGCCTGCCAGGAGGCGGACGGGGAGAGAGAGGTGGCCTGGTACGAGCCTGCCCCGGAGGACGGTGCGGCAGTCGCCGCGATGACGCTGAGGCCAGTGGCCTCGGCCGTTCTCGGGCTCGCCGGGGACGTGGATGTCGCCATGGCGCTCTGCAATACCTGCGAGGCGGAGTCCTGCGGAAGAGCGACCGTGGCCGTCAGGGTGTGGTGCCGGATGTCGTTGTCCGTCTTCACCGGAGTCCGAGTGCGGCAGCCCTGGGTGTCGGGCGTCGTGAGAGCGCATGCGGGCAGTTGGACGAGAGAGAGACGTGAGGCGTAGTCACCACCGAACGCGTCCGCGAAGCCCGAATAGTCAAGGGTGAGTCGCGCCTTCCCGGAGCGGTTCCCCACGCCTCCCGAGACCGACACCAGTGCGCCGTCTGCGCCGGCGGCCACCGCCGTCGCGTGGTCCGCGACCTGTACGGATGCGGAGTGCGGCGCGGCAACGGAAGGGGCCGGGACAGCGGACAGTTGCACTGGCAGGCCACCGACGGATTCCGCCTTGCCCGGATGGTCGGCAGACGCCACCGCGAGGGTGACATCGGCGGCCTTCGGCCAGGTCACGGCCTTCTTCAGCGCGTTGGACGTCCGCCCAGCGGCCGCCTTCTCAGGGTCCTTGACCGTGGCGGCCTTGGCTTTGAACGGCACGGCGGTGCCGGGCTTCACCTGGTCGGCCTGCACCGTGTGATGCCCGTGGCGCTCGTTCGCCCAGGTGGCAGGAGCCGTGCCGAGAAGGGTCGCGGTGACCGCCCCGGATGCCAAGACGACGATCCAGCTCCGTATCCGGCCGGACCGCTGTCCGCTCCAGGCGAGCGCTCTGAAAGGCGCCGCGTGTGTGCCGCCACGCATGTGTGAACTCCGCATCCTTGGGGGTGGTGCGAACCGATGCCCCACGGACGTACCGCAGGGTGGTGCCGCCGTCTGAGAGCCCGGGGAATTTCCCGAGGTCAGAGCGGGAAGAGGTACTCGTCGTAGAACATCTGGGCGATGTCGGTACCGGACATGACGCCCGTCCAGAGGCGTACGCGCTGGACGAGCCCCGTCGCGTCATCGCCATAGGCACCCGAAGAGGTGCGGCCTCGCCCGATCGAGAAGGCCCCGCTCGCCTGCCAGGGCTGGTCGAAGACGACTCCTCCGTCAGAGCCCTCGTCCGATTCGTCGTCACCGACGGCGCCTTGTTGGACACCGTTCACGTAGAGCGTCAGATCCTGGTTCGCCGCGTCGTACACGCCGGTGAGAAGAGTCCAGGTGGTCGGGTCCGCGAACACTGCGGAGTCGAGGCCGGTCGGGTCGGAAACGACGGTCGCGGTGGTGGAGTCGGCCGTCGTTCTGCCGAACATCCAGGCTCCCTCGGACGACCCGGCGGGCTGGCTGTACCAGATTGCCCATGAGTCGCGCTTGCCGCCCGACTGGCCTGCGATGCGCACCGTGTGGGCGACGGAGGTGTCGGCGAGGGGGCCTGGATCCAGCTTCACCCAGGTGGCGATCGTGAAGGCGCCCTGCGCGTCGACGAGGGGCCCGGGCGTCGTCAGATATCCGTTAGAGGTGCCGTCCAGTGCGAGGGCGTTGCCCATCCCGCCGTCGAGATCGTCCGTCCATGTCGCCCCGCTGCCGAGCGTGGCGGTGTGACCGTAGCCGGAGGTGTCGGTGGCGGTGGTTCCCGACGTGGCGCCGAGCTCCCAGTCCGCGACCAGGGACGGGTGGGTTTCATTCTGGTCATCCGTCATGTCCTGCAGGTCCGCGACCTCATCTGCCGACATGATCCTGTTCCACAGCCGGACGTCGTCAATCTGTCCGGTGAAGTAGTCCGTGTACGAGCCCCCGTACTGCCCGCGCCCGATCTGGAGGGATCCCGTCGCCTTCCACGGTGTGGTGAAGGCCACCGGATCACCCTGCGGGAGACCGTTCACGTACAGCTGGATCGTCTGCGCCTGGGCGTCGTAGACGCCCATCAGGTGGGTCCACACACCGACCGCGGGCACTGCTGTGGAGACAGATCGCACGATGGTCGGTGCGGTGGCGTCCGTCGCATAGCGGTTGAAGATCCACGCCTTGTACGACGTCGAGTAGTAGAGGGCGAAGGATGATCCGCTCGTCCCGGCCTGGGCGGCCACGACCCCGTTGTGCGAGTCATCGGTGAGCCGGGCCCAGCCCGAGATGCTGAAGGACTTCGTCGTGTCCAGTCCGGTTCCGCTCGCAGAGGCGTACCCGGCGGTACCGTCCGTTGCCAGGGACTTGCCCGCTCTCGCGAGGTCCGACCAGGACGAACCCGAGGAGGAGAGGGTCGCGACGTGCGAACCCGCCCCGTCGCCCGCCGAGTTCCCGCTTCCCTCGTCGAAGGACCACGTGTCCACCGGCGACGCGCCCTCCGCGGCCTTGAAGTAATAGGTGGAGCTCGCGGACACGTTCCCTGCCGCGTCGGCGGTCTGCACGGTCAGCGCATTCAACCCACGTGCGTCTGGCGCCAGGTTGAGTGCGAGGCTCGCCGTGGGTGACGCGAACGACTTGGTGACCTGGCGACCCTCGTTGAGCGTGTATGTGTACTTGACGACGTCTGAAGCACCGGCCTTGACCGTGAAGGCTCCGGGAGCCCCCACGCCGCCTGCCGCCGTGCAGCTGTCAGGATCATCGGAGCTGGCGCACTCCGGATACGTGGTCGAGGTCACGGCCGGCGGCGCGGGTTTGCTGGTGTCGACGTGGAAGGCGCAGGCACCGGTCGTAGTCCAGCCGGAGTACATCGACGCGGTTGTGCCGTCGAAGGAGTACTGGTATTCCGTCCTGGTCTTGAACCAGTAGGTCTGGCCGTTCTTAAGTGTCGGTGTCTTCCAGGTACCGGCCTTGCCCGATGTCGTCCAGGCCGAAGGACTGCCCGAGGCGACCAGCGGGTCCGCGATGTCCGGGTCGTACTGGTACAGCTCGAAGTTCGGACGGAGCTTGGACTGTGATCCGTCGGCCGACTTCGGGGCGGCCGTGAGCGTGGGCGTGAGGGTACGGATATTCACGGCCACACTCGAACTCTTCCCGCACGCGAGGTTCGGGTCGGACAGTTTGAGCGAAGTGGGTGTGCTCGGCTTGGACACGAAGGTGACGGACAGCGTGGGCTTGGTCTCCGATGGGGACTCGAACTGCTTCCACTCCAGGTCGTTCGTCTCGCTGCTCGCACGCAGGCCGACCGTGGTGGTGGCGCCGGAGCGCGCTGCGCCGTATGCGACCGCGCTGGTCGCGTCGAAGGACACGTTGCCGCCAGGACAGGAAGCCGAATACCCCTTCGCTGCTGAGACGGTGTCGATCTTCGACATCCAGGACGGCTGCTTGTTCCAGGTGTTCGAGGAAGAGATCCCACCGGTGTGCCACAACTCCACCGGTTCCTTGGTGCAGTTGGCAGCCCAGTTCTCCAGCGCCGTGAACGTCGCCGAGAGAATCTTCTTCCCGCTGAGGCTGTGGGTGTCGAACTGGTAGAGCGAGCGGACAACCTTGCTGTCGTCCCACGAGTCGTAGCCGGAGCCCAATGAGTGCTTCGTCTTCCAGAAGGACGTCGACGGCTCACCGGACCACAACGCCGTCCACCCGGCGAGGGAGGAACTGGTCGTCTGCGGATCGAGGACCACCGGATACGTGGTGCCTGGGGCACTCAGGAAGGAACGATCCGGCGAGACGGACAGCGTGTCACCGCTGGCCGAGACGCCCATGACCGCCGTCTTCGCGCCAGGACCCGGGCCGTCCGTGGCATCCCCGGGAGCGTCACTGGCCGACGCTTCATCGCGCGTGGCGGCGCTACGCGCAGCGGCCCCCGACATGGTGGGATCGTCTGAGGACGCGGGGGTGGAGTCCCACATCAGCGCCGTTCCGGTGGTGAATTCGGGGCGCCCGGCGCTGTCGACGAGTGCCACGCCGCCATCAGCGTCCGGCGTCAGTGTGAGGCCGCTGGTCTGCACCGGAAAGCGCACGGTGGCAAGGTCGGGGTCGAGAGCCGCTTCCCGTGTCTTGACCACGAGGTTCTCGCTGAACCCGTCGGGCAGCGCCGAGACGATGAGGTCCACATCAGGCAGGACAGAGGCGTAGGTCGCCTCCGAGCCGGAGAGCGTCGGAGCGGGCAGCGTCCAGGGCGACGCAATGCTGTAGGAGACGTCTTTCTGGGAGATGGTCGCCAACGGGGCCGACGAGCCGCCGCCAGAGAACGAGATCTCCGCGGCCGTCGCCTTGGGACTGACCGTCCCACCGGGGACAGATCCCAGCGTCGTGTCGATCGGCACCCACGAGGAGCCGACCTTGGCCCGCTCCGGTGTCACGTCTGCCTGGAGGACGAACGTGCCGTCGGGCTGGGCGGACACCGTCTGGGTCGGTGTCATGTCAGCCGGGACGTCCACGGAAGCGCCGGTCTCCGCCGCTTTGACGGAGGCCAGGGCTTCTGGCGACAGATTCTGTGCGGTGCCATTCCGCGCCGAAGCATCAGCAACTCCGGGGTTCGCGGCGGCACTCCACGCCCCCGCACCGAGGGCGGGCTGCACCGCGAGCACTACGGCGATCGGCCATGCCCGGCTTGTGGGCATGCGTATGCCCGGCTTGTTCCTGCCCAACGTGTGCCCCCCCGGGCGTCTTTACGGGCGGACGAACAAAAGTTGAACGTCCACGATCACGACGACTGATCTTGGCAGCGGATTTCCCATGGCGAAATCTGCGGATCGGCAAGTTCCGCTTGGTGTCTCGCCATGATTCGACAAAGAATCTAAAAGTGACCATCTTGCGACGGCTTCTCCAACCTTGTGTGGTCGACTCCGCGTCA
Encoded proteins:
- a CDS encoding LamG-like jellyroll fold domain-containing protein, with protein sequence MTPTQTVSAQPDGTFVLQADVTPERAKVGSSWVPIDTTLGSVPGGTVSPKATAAEISFSGGGSSAPLATISQKDVSYSIASPWTLPAPTLSGSEATYASVLPDVDLIVSALPDGFSENLVVKTREAALDPDLATVRFPVQTSGLTLTPDADGGVALVDSAGRPEFTTGTALMWDSTPASSDDPTMSGAAARSAATRDEASASDAPGDATDGPGPGAKTAVMGVSASGDTLSVSPDRSFLSAPGTTYPVVLDPQTTSSSLAGWTALWSGEPSTSFWKTKHSLGSGYDSWDDSKVVRSLYQFDTHSLSGKKILSATFTALENWAANCTKEPVELWHTGGISSSNTWNKQPSWMSKIDTVSAAKGYSASCPGGNVSFDATSAVAYGAARSGATTTVGLRASSETNDLEWKQFESPSETKPTLSVTFVSKPSTPTSLKLSDPNLACGKSSSVAVNIRTLTPTLTAAPKSADGSQSKLRPNFELYQYDPDIADPLVASGSPSAWTTSGKAGTWKTPTLKNGQTYWFKTRTEYQYSFDGTTASMYSGWTTTGACAFHVDTSKPAPPAVTSTTYPECASSDDPDSCTAAGGVGAPGAFTVKAGASDVVKYTYTLNEGRQVTKSFASPTASLALNLAPDARGLNALTVQTADAAGNVSASSTYYFKAAEGASPVDTWSFDEGSGNSAGDGAGSHVATLSSSGSSWSDLARAGKSLATDGTAGYASASGTGLDTTKSFSISGWARLTDDSHNGVVAAQAGTSGSSFALYYSTSYKAWIFNRYATDATAPTIVRSVSTAVPAVGVWTHLMGVYDAQAQTIQLYVNGLPQGDPVAFTTPWKATGSLQIGRGQYGGSYTDYFTGQIDDVRLWNRIMSADEVADLQDMTDDQNETHPSLVADWELGATSGTTATDTSGYGHTATLGSGATWTDDLDGGMGNALALDGTSNGYLTTPGPLVDAQGAFTIATWVKLDPGPLADTSVAHTVRIAGQSGGKRDSWAIWYSQPAGSSEGAWMFGRTTADSTTATVVSDPTGLDSAVFADPTTWTLLTGVYDAANQDLTLYVNGVQQGAVGDDESDEGSDGGVVFDQPWQASGAFSIGRGRTSSGAYGDDATGLVQRVRLWTGVMSGTDIAQMFYDEYLFPL